In a genomic window of Quercus lobata isolate SW786 chromosome 4, ValleyOak3.0 Primary Assembly, whole genome shotgun sequence:
- the LOC115984712 gene encoding pentatricopeptide repeat-containing protein At2g27610-like yields MVGKALSHDFGALADDGMVNKGIQVHTMVIKNGFESTVFVCNSLINMYSKSGMVRDARVAFDSMEKRDEVWWNSMVAGYVTNGLDLEAFEMFYQMRLAGVILTQMIFATMIKLCANLKELGFARQLHCQVLKNGYCFDHNIRTALMVAYSKCSVMDGAFQLFSMMHGVQNVVSWTAMISGYLQNGGTRQAVNLFCQMNREGVRPNHFTYSTILTADHPAISTFQLHAQVIKTNYEKSSSVGTALLDAYVKMGCIDEAAKVFELIDEKDIVAWSAMVAGYAQREDTEGAVKIYLWKQKQKEKGPTESEKELKFL; encoded by the exons ATGGTAGGTAAGGCATTATCTCATGATTTTGGAGCTTTGGCAGATGATGGTATGGTTAATAAGGGAATTCAAGTCCACACAATGGTAATAAAGAATGGTTTTGAGTCTACCGTGTTTGTGTGCAATTCTTTAATTAATATGTATTCAAAGTCAGGGATGGTTAGAGATGCTAGAGTTGCGTTTGATAGTATGGAGAAGAGGGATGAGGTTTGGTGGAACAGTATGGTTGCAGGCTATGTTACAAATGGACTTGATTTGGAAGCTTTTGAAATGTTTTATCAAATGCGACTTGCAGGTGTAATTCTTACACAGATGATATTTGCTACCATGATTAAACTATGTGCTAACCTTAAAGAATTAGGTTTTGCTAGACAGCTTCATTGTCAGGTTTTGAAAAATGGGTATTGCTTTGATCACAATATTAGAACGGCACTTATGGTAGCTTACAGTAAGTGCAGTGTTATGGATGGTGCATTTCAACTGTTTTCTATGATGCATGGGGTTCAGAATGTTGTGTCATGGACGGCCATGATCAGTGGGTACTTACAGAATGGTGGAACAAGGCAGGCAGTGAATTTATTTTGCCAAATGAACAGGGAAGGTGTTAGACCCAACCATTTCACTTATTCTACCATCCTTACGGCTGATCATCCTGCCATTTCTACTTTCCAACTACATGCACAAGTCATTAAAACTAATTATGAGAAATCATCTTCAGTAGGAACTGCACTTTTAGATGCTTATGTTAAGATGGGCTGCATTGATGAAGCTGCAAAAGTATTTGAATTGATTGACGAGAAGGACATTGTGGCATGGTCAGCAATGGTAGCTGGGTATGCTCAAAGAGAAGACACAGAGGGAGCTGTTAAAATTTATCTCTG gaaacaaaaacaaaaagaaaaggggcCTACTGAATCAGAAAAAGAGTTGAAGTTTCTATAG
- the LOC115984713 gene encoding receptor-like protein EIX1 — protein MANMNTTFVLLLNLLYLLLITESISLEAVPSNSTPDQPNCLSGKLHPSLQNLKYLSYLNLSNINFQGLSFPYFLGSLKKLTFLDLSFTMFSGVVSPSLGNLTNLSYLNLIPSQLSERTLSVSNIYWLTNLSSLQYLNLQNIDLSKAETHWLQVVNMLPSLSELYLSSCGLHHLPQTLPFVNLTSLSVLDLSNNGFNSSSIPPWLFNLTALINLRMNLCDLKGPIPNIARASLCNLKNLDMSFNFFIGGPITEFIQALSGCGNHRLEQLNLGSNQLSGVLPHSLGYFTHLRELHLTNNSFSGPIPSSIQHLSRLEILELSYNLMNGTIPEFIGQLTELSTLDLFSNSWEGTVTETHFLNLKKLTWFSLSSTRKSLVLNVTHDWTPPFSLQNVLIKDCQLGPAFPAWLKTQKNLLEISLVNSSISAKIPNWLWNLSSLPLKLDLSHNQLRGDLPKSLSFEWVDLSYNNLTGSLPLWPSVSYLSLRKNLLSGPLPVNIFQRMKKLVTLDLAGNFLNGSIPSLTIGPTGLWFVDLSNNLLSGNIPRHWMSMQNLEAIDLSGNNLLGNIPTSLCLLPTLNWLQLSYNNFSGDLFSTLQNYSSLYALDVGGNRFSGTLPKWIGKRLPSISELRLRGNMLSGPILEQLCFLAHLHVLDFTHNNFSGSIPTCLGNLAGLKSLVEYSTSPIRSLLLPLTYLEHMDLTAKGAQREYYSQIFLMNSIDLSRNNLTGEIPEALTKLSLLFTLNLSWNQLTGKIPENMGALHGLETLDLSCNHLLGPIPPSMSSLTFLSHFNLSYNNLSGPIPSANQFQTFIDPSIYEGNPQLCGPPLITNCSLLPSDGDTEVVDEDNEEFSSEKLWFYVSVVLGFIVGFWIVCGSLVIKKSWRHAYFNFVDDKKDRLFVPVKVNMARLQGKIEA, from the coding sequence ATGGCCAACATGAATACCACCTTTGTACTTCTTCTTAATCTTCTTTACCTTCTTTTGATAACCGAATCTATTTCACTTGAAGCTGTACCATCCAATTCTACTCCTGATCAGCCTAATTGTTTGAGTGGTAAGTTACATCCTTCTTTACAAAATCTGAAATATTTGAGTTACTTAAACCTAAGCAACATCAATTTCCAAGGATTATCATTCCCATATTTCCTTGGCTCTCTCAAGAAGCTGACATTCCTTGACCTTTCCTTTACAATGTTTTCTGGAGTAGTGTCTCCCAGTCTTGgaaatttaacaaatttgaGCTATCTTAATCTCATTCCATCTCAACTTTCTGAAAGAACTCTTTCGGTTTCAAATATATATTGGCTCACCAATCTCTCTTCCTTACAATACTTGAATTTGCAAAACATAGACCTTAGCAAAGCTGAAACTCATTGGCTGCAAGTTGTTAATATGCTTCCTTCACTATCAGAGTTGTATTTGTCAAGTTGTGGTCTTCATCATCTCCCTCAAACTCTTCCATTTGTGAATTTAACGTCCCTTTCGGTCCTTGATCTCTCAAATAATGGCTTCAACTCTTCTTCTATTCCCCCATGGTTGTTTAATCTTACTGCCCTCATTAATCTCAGGATGAATTTATGTGACCTAAAAGGCCCCATCCCTAACATAGCAAGGGCTAGCCTATGCAATTTGAAGAATTTAGATATGTCGTTCAATTTTTTTATCGGTGGCCCAATAACTGAATTTATCCAAGCATTATCCGGATGTGGCAACCATAGACTAGAACAATTAAATTTGGGATCAAACCAACTTAGTGGTGTTTTGCCTCATTCCTTGGggtattttacacatttaagaGAGCTCCATCTCACCAACAACTCATTCTCAGGCCCAATTCCATCAAGTATACAACATTTATCACGTTTGGAGATACTAGAGCTCTCTTACAACTTGATGAATGGAACCATCCCAGAATTTATTGGACAACTTACTGAGTTGAGCACTTTGGATCTCTTCAGTAATTCTTGGGAAGGTACCGTGACTGAAACTCATTTCCTAAATCTCAAAAAACTAACTTGGTTTTCCTTGTCATCAACTAGGAAATCCTTAGTTCTCAATGTGACACATGATTGGACTCCCCCATTTAGTCTCCAAAATGTCCTAATCAAAGACTGCCAATTGGGTCCTGCATTCCCGGCATGGCTCAAAACTCAGAAGAATCTTCTTGAGATCTCCCTTGTAAACTCGTCAATTTCAGCTAAAATACCAAATTGGTTGTGGAATTTGTCTTCGTTGCCTTTGAAATTAGATCTTTCTCATAACCAATTGAGGGGAGACCTTCCTAAGTCATTATCTTTTGAGTGGGTAGATCTAAGTTACAATAATTTAACTGGTTCACTCCCACTGTGGCCTAGTGTGTCATATCTCTCATTAAGGAAAAACCTTCTTTCTGGACCATTACCAGTAAACATCTTCCAACGTATGAAAAAATTGGTCACCCTAGATCTTGCAGGAAACTTTCTAAATGGTAGTATCCCCTCATTGACCATTGGGCCGACGGGTTTGTGGTTTGTTGATTTATCGAACAATCTTTTATCTGGAAACATCCCCAGGCATTGGATGAGTATGCAAAATTTAGAGGCCATTGATCTGTCGGGAAACAATCTATTGGGTAACATCCCAACCTCATTGTGCTTACTCCCTACTCTTAATTGGCTGCAACTAAGCTACAACAATTTTTCTGGAGATCTCTTTTCCACCTTGCAAAACTACTCGAGCTTATATGCACTTGATGTTGGAGGTAATAGATTCTCAGGGACTTTGCCAAAATGGATTGGAAAAAGGCTACCTTCAATATCAGAATTGCGCCTACGAGGAAACATGCTCTCAGGACCCATTTTGGAACAATTGTGTTTTCTCGCTCATCTACATGTTTTGGACTTTacacataataatttttcaggATCTATCCCTACTTGTTTGGGCAATTTGGCTGGTTTGAAATCTTTGGTCGAATATTCTACATCACCAATCCGAAGTCTCCTTCTTCCACTAACCTACTTAGAGCATATGGATTTGACTGCAAAGGGTGCCCAACGTGAATATTACAGCCAAATTTTCTTGATGAATAGCATAGATCTTTCAAGAAACAATCTAACTGGAGAGATTCCAGAAGCACTAACAAAGCTCTCATTACTATTTACCttaaatttgtcatggaatcaATTGACCGGAAAGATACCAGAGAATATGGGAGCATTGCATGGTTTAGAAACTCTTGACCTCTCATGCAACCATCTTTTAGGTCCCATTCCTCCAAGTATGTCTTCTTTGACTTTTTTAAGTCATTTTAACTTGTCATATAACAACTTGTCTGGACCTATTCCATCAGCCAACCAATTTCAAACTTTCATTGATCCGTCCATTTATGAGGGTAACCCACAACTTTGCGGGCCTCCATTGATAACAAATTGCTCATTATTGCCAAGTGATGGGGATACAGAAGTTGTAGATGAAGACAATGAGGAATTCAGTTCTGAAAAGTTATGGTTCTATGTAAGTGTTGTTTTGGGGTTCATTGTGGGATTTTGGATTGTTTGCGGTAGTTTGGTGATAAAGAAGTCTTGGAGACATGCTTACTTCAATTTTGTTGATGACAAGAAAGATAGGCTTTTTGTGCCTGTCAAAGTTAATATGGCTCGTTTGCAAGGGAAGATTGAAGCATAG